One stretch of Orcinus orca chromosome 15, mOrcOrc1.1, whole genome shotgun sequence DNA includes these proteins:
- the LOC101280547 gene encoding uncharacterized protein LOC101280547, which produces MWGLPGPGLKPVSPALAGRFLTTAPPGKSRRMLFVPSYLCYASGRIRKEGRAVLFAIAKRRKQPSVHHEWMEKRNGVHPYKGILFSLRKEERWFSRIWALAAVTPVFSGSPRYVPFTSRNAVSSVAVSGVIKVFNDLKVSKSSSPEDVKKRKKAVLFCLSEDTKNLILEEGEEMLVGDVGQTADDPYAILVKVLPHKDCHYTLCDAACETKESKEEAWAPQSAPLKSKMIYASSKDAVEEKLTGIKHELEANCYEEVKDHCTLAEKLGASVFISLEGKPQTCPQGLQAAPFLPDQRGWGGSQQGAGNPFTQVAKQPPHLLGHPPPSIPEGSGLPKLLFFFFFFFVVRGPLAVMASSVAEHRLRTRRLSGHGSRAQPLRGMWDLPGPGHEPASPASAGGLSTTAPPGKPPNCF; this is translated from the coding sequence atgtggggtcttcccggaccagggctcaaacccgtgtcccctgcattggcaggcagattcttaaccactgcgccaccagggaagtcccgaaggaTGCTCTTTGTACCTTCGTACCTCTGCTATGCATCAGGCAGGATAAGAAAGGAAGGCAGAGCAGTATTATTTGCAATTGCCAAAAGGAGGAAGCAACCCAGTGTCCATCATGAATGGATGGAGAAACGAAATGGGGTACatccatacaaaggaatactattcagccttagaaaggaagaaCGTTGGTTCAGTCGGATCTGGGCACTGGCTGCAGTGACTCCTGTCTTTTCTGGCTCTCCTCGCTATGTCCCTTTCACTTCTAGAAATGCGGTCTCCAGTGTGGCTGTCTCTGGTGTCATCAAAGTGTTCAATGACTTGAAGGTGAGTAAGTCGTCTTCACCAGAGGATGTGAAGAAGCGCAAAAAGGCGGTGCTCTTCTGCCTGAGCGAGGACACGAAGAACCTCATCCTGGAGGAGGGTGAGGAGATGCTGGTAGGTGATGTGGGCCAGACTGCAGACGACCCCTATGCCATCCTTGTCAAGGTGCTGCCACACAAGGACTGCCATTACACCCTCTGTGATGCAGCCTGTGAGACCAAGGAGAGCAAGGAGGAGGCCTGGGCCCCTCAGTCTGCACCCCTGAAGAGCAAAATGATCTATGCCAGCTCCAAGGATGCCGTCGAGGAGAAGCTGACGGGGATCAAGCATGAGTTAGAAGCAAACTGCTACGAGGAGGTCAAGGACCACTGCACCCTGGCAGAGAAGCTGGGGGCCAGCGTTTTCATCTCTCTGGAGGGCAAACCCCAGACCTGCCCACAGGGGTTGCAGGCTGCCCCCTTCCTGCCAGAccagaggggctggggggggTCCCAGCAGGGGGCGGGCAATCCCTTCACTCAAGTTGCCAAACAGCCTCCCCACCTCCTGGGCcatcctcctccctccatccctgaaGGTTCTGGCCTTcccaaactgcttttttttttttttttttttttcgtggtacgcgggcctctcgctgtcatggcctcttccgttgcggagcacaggctccggacgcgcaggctcagcggccatggctcacgggcccagccgctccgcggcatgtgggatcttcccggaccggggcacgaacccgcgtcccctgcatcggcaggcggactctcaaccactgcgccaccagggaagcccccaaactgcttttga